In a single window of the Pongo abelii isolate AG06213 chromosome 1, NHGRI_mPonAbe1-v2.0_pri, whole genome shotgun sequence genome:
- the LOC100448964 gene encoding large ribosomal subunit protein uL23-like, with protein MAPKAKEEAPAPSKAEAKVKALKAKKAVLKGVHSHKKKIRTSPTFQRPKTLRLQRQPKYPRKSAPRRNKLDHYAIIKFLLTTESAVKKTEDNNTLVFTVDVNDNKPQIKQAVKKLYDTDVAKVNSLIRPDGEKKAYVRLAPDYDALDVANKIGII; from the coding sequence ATGGCGCCGAAAGCGAAGGAGGAAGCTCCTGCCCCTTCTAAAGCCGAAGCCAAAGTGAAGGCTTTAAAGGCCAAAAAGGCAGTATTGAAAGGTGtccacagccacaaaaaaaagaTCCGCACGTCACCCACCTTCCAGCGGCCCAAGACACTGCGACTCCAGAGGCAGCCCAAATATCCTCGGAAGAGCGCCCCCAGGAGAAACAAACTTGACCACTATGCTATCATCAAGTTTCTGCTGACCACTGAGTCTGCCGTGAAGAAGACAGAAGACAACAACACACTTGTGTTCACTGTGGATGTTAATGACAACAAGCCCCAGATTAAAcaggctgtgaagaagctctatgACACTGATGTGGCCAAGGTCAACTCCCTGATTCGACCtgatggagagaagaaggcatATGTTCGACTGGCTCCTGATTATGATGCTTTGGATGTTGCCAACAAAATTGGGATCATCTAA